In one Bacteroidota bacterium genomic region, the following are encoded:
- a CDS encoding SpoVR family protein, producing MQLIDQNIKRIMEGCKERARDAGLQFDNESLEYIVSNKDMINLSPKVMIPTLYDYWVQDIEVLKGHGQYEVYPHNPFETVINSRPAISFYNDNNPDWMNIMIFYHVLGHIDFFQNNKLFQNTWDDDFVGQALADKRLIAQLRSKHGRWVDYIIEFSRSIDNIIGFYSIISKNQYPQKLNLSAMLNFYFDHFLQVEKKLSQHEIYREIERYNKISIKFRETAESVFFDDVKNRFPEFIELFRNHSKQTKFVEEDLLQYLLRKSPFLNKSSNVWMKSVVNIVRETALYFSPQIRTKTINEGWASYWHDELFRKDDRIAGHEISYAKLNASVTSLSRIGLNPYAIGLRLFQHIENLAEKGKMSYKFEKIKNISDRQKYNKKTGKGKSAIFRVREEFSDFTLFNTYISQDFVDEYGVFITGKRLNSADRTIEYYIKSRKAEEYKKMLIDSLYHPPHITVNHEKTTDKNLFLEHHFEGKSLYNEFIPDTLLGIEYLWGGSVQLQTTEIQIDKKTREKTLNKFIYTMKERKIEKVKLS from the coding sequence ATGCAGTTGATAGATCAAAATATAAAGAGAATAATGGAGGGCTGCAAAGAAAGGGCCAGAGACGCTGGTTTGCAGTTCGACAACGAATCCTTAGAGTACATAGTCTCAAATAAAGACATGATTAATCTATCACCAAAAGTAATGATTCCGACTTTGTATGATTATTGGGTTCAGGATATTGAAGTTCTTAAAGGTCATGGACAATATGAGGTTTATCCGCACAATCCTTTCGAGACAGTTATAAACTCACGCCCTGCAATTTCGTTCTATAACGACAACAACCCTGACTGGATGAACATTATGATTTTTTATCATGTTTTAGGGCATATTGATTTTTTTCAGAATAATAAACTTTTTCAAAATACATGGGACGACGACTTTGTTGGGCAAGCTCTCGCAGATAAACGCCTGATTGCACAATTGAGAAGCAAACATGGCAGATGGGTCGATTATATTATCGAATTTAGCAGAAGTATTGATAATATAATTGGTTTTTATAGTATTATTTCGAAAAATCAATATCCGCAAAAACTAAATTTGTCTGCCATGCTCAACTTTTATTTCGACCATTTTTTGCAAGTCGAAAAAAAACTGTCTCAACATGAAATTTATAGAGAAATTGAACGATATAACAAGATTTCTATAAAATTTAGGGAAACAGCAGAGTCAGTGTTTTTTGATGATGTAAAAAATCGTTTTCCTGAGTTTATTGAGCTTTTTAGAAATCATAGTAAACAAACTAAATTTGTAGAAGAAGATTTACTTCAATATTTATTGAGAAAATCTCCATTTCTTAATAAAAGTTCAAATGTTTGGATGAAATCGGTAGTAAATATTGTTCGTGAAACAGCATTGTATTTTAGTCCGCAAATTCGAACAAAAACCATCAATGAAGGCTGGGCAAGCTATTGGCACGACGAACTTTTCAGAAAGGATGATAGAATTGCTGGTCATGAAATCTCTTACGCCAAACTTAATGCTTCGGTAACTTCTCTTAGCAGAATTGGTTTAAACCCTTATGCAATTGGTTTACGATTGTTCCAACATATCGAAAATTTGGCTGAAAAAGGAAAAATGAGTTACAAGTTCGAAAAAATAAAAAATATCTCAGACCGGCAAAAATATAACAAAAAAACAGGGAAAGGAAAATCTGCAATATTCAGAGTAAGAGAAGAATTTTCAGATTTCACATTGTTCAATACATATATATCTCAAGATTTTGTTGATGAGTATGGAGTATTTATTACTGGAAAAAGATTGAATTCTGCTGACAGAACAATTGAATATTATATTAAAAGTCGCAAAGCCGAAGAATACAAAAAAATGTTAATAGATTCATTATATCACCCACCACACATTACCGTAAATCATGAAAAAACTACCGACAAAAACCTATTTTTAGAACACCATTTCGAGGGTAAATCTTTGTATAACGAATTTATTCCTGATACTCTGCTTGGAATAGAATACCTTTGGGGAGGAAGTGTGCAACTACAAACCACTGAGATACAAATCGATAAAAAAACCAGAGAAAAGACTCTTAATAAATTTATATACACAATGAAAGAAAGAAAAATAGAGAAAGTAAAACTTAGTTAA
- a CDS encoding DUF444 family protein — MNCSEKEIAKKLFDQGIDFEQKQLIIKELEFIENQKKVDNVKLENYKHFFTINDLQFRSDFNKNSPKAHTHLKTLDELLEQDKQRDADGFPKRVKIGRLIKPEKGKTGKVIIVPTTTEPKFYHTDSTDEDGEGQTGGSGEGQEGEVIGKQPAEPQDGDGTGAGEGSGGEHDISSEAFDLGKLLTEKFQLPNIKDKGKKKSITKVKYDLTDTNKGFGQILDKKATLKQIIETNILLGRIKPEEPFSSENLLVNPKDKVFRIMSKEKDYENQAIVFFIRDYSGSMSGKPTEVVCKQHLFIYSWLMYQYQNNVEVRFVLHDTAAKEVKDFATYYRSQIAGGTQIHPAFQLVNKIVNEKQLAIDNNIYVYYGTDGDDWDLTGRNTLSAINEMLKYANRIGITIAKNSWSSQIKTTLEKYIDKSGILTKHSELMKLDSFEAATVSEDRIIEGIKILND; from the coding sequence ATGAATTGTAGCGAAAAAGAAATAGCGAAAAAACTCTTCGATCAAGGTATTGATTTCGAGCAAAAACAGCTTATTATAAAAGAGCTTGAATTTATCGAAAATCAAAAAAAAGTCGATAATGTAAAGCTCGAAAACTATAAGCACTTTTTTACTATTAATGATTTACAATTTCGTTCCGATTTCAATAAAAATTCACCAAAAGCCCACACACATTTAAAAACTCTCGACGAACTTCTCGAGCAAGATAAGCAACGAGATGCAGACGGATTTCCGAAGAGAGTGAAAATTGGCAGATTAATAAAACCTGAAAAAGGTAAAACAGGAAAAGTAATAATTGTTCCAACAACTACCGAACCAAAGTTTTATCATACCGATTCGACAGATGAAGATGGTGAGGGACAAACTGGCGGAAGTGGTGAAGGACAGGAAGGTGAAGTTATAGGAAAACAACCTGCAGAGCCACAAGATGGTGATGGCACGGGTGCCGGTGAAGGTAGTGGAGGAGAGCACGATATTAGTTCCGAAGCATTTGACCTCGGAAAATTGCTGACAGAAAAATTTCAGTTACCTAATATTAAAGACAAAGGCAAAAAAAAATCCATTACAAAAGTTAAATACGATTTGACAGACACGAATAAAGGTTTTGGGCAGATACTCGATAAAAAAGCAACTTTAAAACAAATTATTGAAACTAATATTTTATTAGGACGGATCAAGCCAGAAGAACCTTTTTCAAGCGAAAATTTATTGGTCAATCCAAAAGATAAAGTTTTCAGAATCATGTCTAAAGAGAAAGATTATGAAAACCAGGCAATAGTATTTTTTATTCGAGATTACTCGGGCTCAATGTCAGGAAAGCCCACAGAGGTAGTTTGTAAGCAACATTTATTTATTTATAGCTGGCTGATGTATCAGTATCAAAACAATGTGGAAGTAAGATTCGTCCTGCACGATACAGCTGCTAAAGAAGTGAAAGATTTTGCTACATATTACAGATCCCAAATTGCCGGAGGAACTCAAATACACCCGGCTTTTCAGCTTGTCAACAAAATTGTGAACGAAAAACAATTGGCTATTGATAACAATATTTATGTGTATTATGGCACAGATGGAGACGATTGGGATCTAACTGGCAGGAATACATTATCAGCAATCAATGAAATGTTGAAATATGCAAATCGTATAGGTATTACAATAGCTAAAAACAGCTGGTCTTCACAAATAAAAACGACATTAGAAAAATATATTGATAAGTCTGGAATACTTACAAAGCATTCAGAACTTATGAAATTAGATAGCTTCGAAGCTGCAACAGTTTCTGAGGATAGAATAATTGAAGGAATAAAAATACTTAATGATTAA
- a CDS encoding serine protein kinase PrkA has translation MKKKENTYPRKSFNHHLFEVFANKRKFENVYQAITRMILGDPKKIRKVSVNGRYTFDFDILRQKSRHLIGMFDELNSFVSYVKDAAEGGSSREMAFVLIGEPGNGKTFFVDYLSKLYREFVSKPENMRYTFRFSNLSILGRYGQITSIESQTFEDPLILAMNLFESKDKNVDYLLKFGFRKAQIEVFYQNYRPLGACSDYVLSQFKEHFDNDIEKVLENIEIVPIPISESRGTLTGKYAAKDKITSSAIDLLGEESITRLLHITDTDNPYRFDLRRGALARVAGGGIHFADEIFKNKKDLVQVYLSVIQNRTVDVEGFKWPLDTLIIATSNNDEFARFIEEKEEAPIVDRCRISYMAHNTNYILQEQLTNYALGSIEKTTFTGAKLHIDPNLNHALSTTTILTRMPLSNKLNPLEMMKLSAGEVAGEKSLKTLSEVIDQLNAEPDITKRFGQKGLGHRNLGRCIQILLESSETQEGKCMYAGDVFMAMEKIILDYVHEPDYRVKYLNDLKLGKTLYRKDVMTTIFNAYMDEPDAIEKDVLNYVNMIIGLDAKNLGTNKIWTYRDPQTNKLVPLKIDESFINSVESRLGLKTKEQKMSYRTTISKIYGQKMMQDTSYNFMDNNDLVKAVTDVRLKSDVAGAGSLVGALSNRTNEENQKLFNRMLNTMQNKLGYCETCALKTIEYFCSQDDVS, from the coding sequence ATGAAAAAAAAGGAAAATACTTATCCACGTAAAAGTTTCAATCACCATCTCTTTGAGGTTTTTGCAAACAAGCGAAAATTCGAAAATGTTTACCAAGCCATAACACGTATGATTCTTGGTGATCCAAAAAAAATTAGAAAGGTAAGTGTAAACGGTCGCTACACTTTCGATTTTGATATCTTGAGGCAGAAAAGCCGCCACCTTATTGGAATGTTTGATGAACTAAACAGTTTTGTTTCTTATGTTAAAGATGCTGCTGAAGGCGGTTCGTCAAGAGAAATGGCTTTCGTGCTGATTGGTGAACCAGGAAATGGAAAGACATTTTTTGTTGATTATTTGAGCAAACTCTATAGGGAATTTGTCTCAAAACCTGAAAATATGCGTTATACATTCAGGTTCAGCAATTTGAGTATTCTTGGGAGATATGGTCAAATTACGTCTATTGAATCTCAAACATTTGAAGATCCTCTCATATTGGCTATGAATCTTTTTGAATCGAAGGACAAAAATGTCGATTACTTATTGAAATTTGGTTTTCGTAAAGCGCAAATTGAAGTGTTTTATCAAAATTATCGACCACTTGGGGCATGTTCCGATTATGTGCTTTCCCAATTTAAAGAACATTTTGATAACGATATTGAAAAAGTATTAGAGAATATCGAAATTGTGCCAATTCCAATTTCTGAATCGAGGGGCACTCTTACTGGAAAATATGCCGCTAAAGATAAAATTACCTCATCTGCTATTGATTTGCTTGGCGAAGAGTCAATTACACGATTGCTACATATTACTGATACTGATAATCCATATCGTTTCGATTTACGAAGAGGAGCTTTAGCACGAGTTGCTGGTGGAGGTATTCATTTTGCCGATGAGATTTTTAAGAACAAAAAGGATCTGGTACAAGTTTATCTTAGTGTAATCCAAAACCGTACAGTTGATGTGGAAGGATTCAAATGGCCATTGGATACCTTAATAATTGCAACAAGCAACAACGATGAATTTGCACGCTTCATTGAAGAAAAAGAAGAAGCTCCAATTGTAGATAGATGTCGAATTTCATACATGGCACACAATACAAATTATATTCTTCAAGAGCAGCTAACCAATTACGCATTGGGTAGTATTGAAAAAACTACATTCACAGGAGCAAAACTACATATTGACCCAAATTTGAATCATGCATTATCTACTACAACCATATTAACCAGAATGCCACTATCAAATAAACTAAACCCGCTGGAGATGATGAAACTTTCGGCAGGTGAAGTTGCAGGTGAAAAAAGTCTTAAAACACTCAGCGAAGTTATTGATCAGTTAAATGCAGAACCGGATATCACTAAACGTTTCGGACAAAAAGGATTAGGGCACAGAAATCTTGGTCGTTGCATACAAATACTACTTGAAAGTTCTGAAACGCAAGAAGGCAAGTGCATGTATGCCGGCGATGTGTTTATGGCTATGGAAAAGATCATATTGGACTATGTGCATGAACCCGACTATAGAGTAAAATATTTGAACGACTTGAAATTGGGCAAAACATTATATCGCAAAGATGTAATGACAACTATTTTTAATGCCTATATGGACGAACCCGATGCCATAGAAAAAGATGTGCTGAATTATGTAAACATGATAATTGGATTAGATGCCAAAAATTTAGGAACAAATAAAATATGGACATATAGAGATCCTCAAACGAACAAATTAGTCCCATTAAAAATTGATGAATCGTTTATCAATAGTGTAGAGTCAAGATTAGGATTAAAAACCAAGGAGCAAAAAATGAGCTATAGAACAACTATCTCAAAAATTTATGGGCAAAAAATGATGCAGGACACTAGTTACAATTTTATGGATAACAACGATTTGGTAAAAGCAGTAACCGATGTAAGATTAAAGTCTGATGTAGCGGGAGCTGGCAGTCTTGTTGGGGCATTAAGCAATCGAACAAATGAAGAAAATCAAAAACTGTTTAACCGAATGCTTAACACTATGCAAAACAAATTAGGCTATTGCGAAACTTGTGCTTTGAAAACTATTGAATATTTCTGCTCTCAGGATGATGTTTCTTAA